DNA sequence from the Tissierellales bacterium genome:
AACAACCATCATTTTTAGTAGGATATATAGCAGGAAAAATGACTGAAACAGGAAAAGTTGGCTTTATTGGTGGTATTGAAGGAGATGTAATCCATGGTTTTGACGCCGGATTCCAAGCTGGAGTAAAATACGCCGATAAAGATGTAGAAATACTTAGACAATATGTAGAAGACTTTTCAGATGCAGGAAAAGCTAAAGGTATAGCTACTCAAATGTATAGCCAAGGGGCAGATATTATATTCCACGCAGCAGGAGCGGCTGGAGATGGATTAATAGAAGCTGCAAAAGAACAAGATAAATGGGCTATAGGTGTAGATAGAGACCAAAACTATATGGCACCTGACAACGTTTTGACTTCTGCTATGAAACGTGTGGACGTAGGAGTTTATAAAATAGTAGAAGATTTATTAAATGATGAATATCCAGGTGGAGAAACTGTAGTATATGGTTTAGAAGAAGAAGGAGTAGATATAGCACCAACATCAGATAAACACGTACCAGAAGATATATTAAAAGAAATTGAAGAAATAAAGAAGTTAATAATAGATGGAGAAATAGAAGTACCTGCAACTCTTGAAGATGCAGAAAAGTACATTGAGGAATTAGATTAAAAATATTAAAAAAACCAAAAGCAGCTCAGGCGATGGTCTGAGCTGCTTAGATATTGGATAGGAGGTCACCCTATTGAGCAATACAGATTTTTCTACAAAGGTAATAGAAATGAAAAATATAACAAAGAAATTTGGAGATTTTGTAGCAAATGAAAATATTGATCTTACAGTTCATAAAGGAGAAATACATGCTTTATTAGGAGAAAATGGGGCTGGTAAAACTACATTAATGAATATACTTTACGGTTTATATAGCCAAACAGAGGGAGAAATAT
Encoded proteins:
- a CDS encoding BMP family ABC transporter substrate-binding protein — encoded protein: MINKKRILSLLLILTLAITLAGCGTNENPEEPENSETPAEGQTDEEVKVAMVTDEGGVNDQSFNQSAHEGLKEAEKDLGIKVSVAESEQDSDFEPNFETLYDAGNDLIWGIGYKLSDAVLEAAETNPDQKYAIIDFAYEDTPDNVVGVVFEAEQPSFLVGYIAGKMTETGKVGFIGGIEGDVIHGFDAGFQAGVKYADKDVEILRQYVEDFSDAGKAKGIATQMYSQGADIIFHAAGAAGDGLIEAAKEQDKWAIGVDRDQNYMAPDNVLTSAMKRVDVGVYKIVEDLLNDEYPGGETVVYGLEEEGVDIAPTSDKHVPEDILKEIEEIKKLIIDGEIEVPATLEDAEKYIEELD